In Naumovozyma castellii chromosome 1, complete genome, one DNA window encodes the following:
- the SNF1 gene encoding AMP-activated serine/threonine-protein kinase catalytic subunit SNF1 (ancestral locus Anc_5.611), protein MDNSSTASGQSNTDASRRHHHHHHHHHHHSGGQKSSLSDGSHIGNYQIVKTLGEGSFGKVKLAYHMTTGQKVALKIINKKVLAKSDMQGRIEREISYLRLLRHPHIIKLYDVIKSKDEIIMVMEYAGNELFDYIVQRDKMSEDEARRFFQQIISAVEYCHRHKIVHRDLKPENLLLDEHLNVKIADFGLSNIMTDGNFLKTSCGSPNYAAPEVISGKLYAGPEVDVWSCGVILYVMLCRRLPFDDESIPVLFKNINNGVYTIPKFLSQGASTLIKKMLIVNPLNRISIQEIMQDEWFKAGLPEYLIPQDLKQPTEGITSQPQEPNGEPPSQQNDEIDDELVTVLSRTMGYEKDEIYESLESSEDTPVFNEIRDAYMLIKDNRSLVKDMKADKSIGDELDTFLAQSPPSFEQQKKIHSSSTGPNKLSKGSKRISSVTQQRTYHQPPFMDQSKEEDSTISILPTSLPQIHRANMLAQGLPAASKISPLVTKKSKTRWHFGIRSRSYPLDVMGEIYIALKNLGAEWAKPSEEDLWTIRVRWKYESGTLNRNNEGIPDLMKMVIQLFQIETNNYLVDFKFDGWENSNGEIVNHSNISEDEMSTFSAYPFLHLTTRLIMELAVNSQGS, encoded by the coding sequence ATGGATAACAGTAGTACCGCAAGTGGTCAGAGCAATACAGACGCTTCTCGTCGccatcatcaccatcaccaccatcatcatcatcattccGGTGGCCAGAAGTCCTCCTTGAGTGATGGTTCGCATATTGGTAACTATCAAATTGTCAAGACTTTAGGGGAAGGGTCCTTTGGGAAAGTTAAGTTGGCATATCATATGACTACGGGACAGAAAGTTGCcttgaaaattattaataagAAAGTTCTGGCAAAGAGTGATATGCAGggaagaattgaaagagaaatttcatatttgaGATTATTGAGACATCCTCATATTATAAAACTGTATGACGTCATCAAGTCaaaggatgaaattattatggTTATGGAATATGCAGGGAATGAATTATTCGATTATATTGTACAAAGAGATAAGATGAGTGAAGATGAAGCTAGGAGGttttttcaacaaattATCAGTGCAGTGGAGTATTGTCATAGACATAAGATTGTTCATAGAGATTTGAAACcagaaaatttattattagatgaacATTTGAATGTTAAGATTGCGGATTTCGGTCTTTCCAATATCATGACTGATGGTAACTTCTTGAAGACATCATGTGGGTCTCCAAATTATGCAGCACCAGAAGTCATTAGCGGAAAATTATATGCAGGTCCTGAAGTCGATGTTTGGTCATGTGGTGTCATTCTTTATGTCATGTTATGCCGTCGTTTAccatttgatgatgagaGTATTCCAGTTTTgttcaaaaatatcaataacGGTGTTTACACAATCCCAAAATTTTTATCTCAAGGTGCTTCCACGTTAATTAAGAAAATGTTGATCGTTAACCCATTAAACAGAATTAGtattcaagaaataatGCAAGATGAATGGTTCAAAGCTGGGTTACCAGAATATTTGATACCTcaagatttgaaacaaCCAACGGAGGGAATAACTTCCCAACCTCAAGAACCTAATGGTGAACCTCCATCTCAACAAAATGATGagattgatgatgaattagtCACTGTGTTATCAAGAACAATGGGTTACGAAAAGGACGAAATTTATGAATCCCTAGAATCTAGTGAAGATACTCCagttttcaatgaaattagAGACGCATATATGTTAATTAAGGATAATAGATCGCTAGTCAAGGACATGAAGGCTGATAAATCAATCGGAGATGAATTGGATACATTCTTAGCACAATCGCCACCATCATTCGaacaacaaaagaaaatacaTTCCTCCTCCACGGGGCCAAATAAATTATCCAAGGGTTCCAAACGTATAAGTTCTGTAACACAGCAAAGAACATATCATCAACCTCCATTTATGGACCAATCTAAGGAGGAAGATTCCACAATCTCCATTTTACCAACATCTCTACCTCAAATTCATAGAGCAAATATGTTAGCACAAGGTTTACCTGCGGCATCAAAGATTTCACCCTTAGTTACCAAGAAATCTAAAACTAGATGGCACTTCGGTATCAGATCTCGGTCTTACCCATTAGATGTGATGGGGGAAATTTATATAGCATTGAAGAACCTGGGCGCTGAATGGGCTAAACCTTCGGAAGAAGACTTATGGACGATTAGAGTCAGGTGGAAATATGAAAGTGGCACCCTCAATAGAAATAATGAAGGTATCCCggatttaatgaaaatggttattcaattatttcaaattgaaactaACAACTACTTGGTggattttaaatttgatggCTGGGAAAATAGTAATGGTGAAATAGTAAATCATTCCAATATttcagaagatgaaatga
- the NCAS0A08090 gene encoding uncharacterized protein (ancestral locus Anc_5.610): MQGDESLVSVMTELNLNNQLLLQDILCVYGHIAIDNKISHIRLTTLDDLHMTLQFKHADIPSLVEKIIQVDNDQDDSEADMKSRLLRMGEHAAMKRGLSTVQVNEMAYPGSILEYLIIFGVCLPTLCYKFRKLLYFGFQWIPLPQDLSNLLLKFLDNDSVLLSIIVLELIIHLGETLLLLRPRLEYYRVPNDFLIEWYFFGLLEGYAPVRRLEKLAKRKLNS; the protein is encoded by the coding sequence ATGCAAGGCGACGAATCCCTGGTGTCAGTCATGACAGAACTAAATCTGAACAATCAATTACTTTTGCAAGATATCCTCTGTGTTTATGGCCACATTGCCATTGACAATAAGATCTCTCACATAAGGCTCACTACATTGGATGACTTACACATGACACTCCAATTCAAGCACGCGGACATTCCATCGTTGGTAGAGAAGATTATTCAAGTAGACAATGACCAAGACGATAGTGAAGCAGATATGAAATCGAGATTACTAAGGATGGGGGAACATGCTGCTATGAAACGGGGGTTATCAACTGTTCAAGTTAACGAAATGGCATATCCAGGTTCTATCttggaatatttaattATATTTGGTGTATGCTTACCCACGTTATGTTataaatttagaaaattgTTATATTTTGGGTTCCAGTGGATTCCCCTGCCTCAGGATTTATCCAATTTGTTGCTGAAATTCCTAGATAATGATAGTGTGTTATTGAGCATTATTGTGTTGGAATTAATTATTCATTTGGGAGAGACTTTGCTCTTATTGAGACCGCGCTTGGAATATTATAGAGTTCCCAATGATTTCCTAATTGAATGGTACTTTTTTGGCCTCTTAGAGGGATATGCACCGGTAAGGCGGTTGGAGAAACTAGCTAAGAGGAAACTCAACTCTTAA
- the JIP4 gene encoding Jip4p (ancestral locus Anc_5.609) gives MAFMEDQDQEDAILSTYRNIKLYPDTPKSETLVAKERNPYPYLRYKKCVSFNTIPVKTSKDSLLDEYEPDFPGVQLYAPDNYTMDEYYDNESGYISDNPDFHIHNKYITQKGFSNVKEILPPPTTNGGKRVALSNLFKIAENGKIVREDYPSRPTLSNEAVVINRAVLDWGSLWEKRKLQIDSRLEKKEEVFQYSSTLFSQKNKNNNIPKKEDPYMPLSKEQKRKEKVLREAVGFPTIPRTILCLLSGRRHTWVALDWTIKCLAQDTDQVVVVANLPKMIDLSKSNKRGSRSRSRTRSQARSRSSEKLYSTLPEDEEEWSAGYSKDVIEQKLRDIFRYISVLLTKNPKSIKITVELILGKTKKILCEVINAYTPDFIISSTLKWQRTESLVQWKSRKLTDKICTSYPVPVYVVPAKRMFDFERKLAKQFANPISTSEEELSTKNNFIHPKLIHANSEMSPAIISAEQNYSSEDIYSPKLACIVDDKDSVIAEGNDDIDDDNADQLSINSVSSSSSLQTKLHRTARKHRQIMARKIDEITKDLTLDQAKKQLSKLDIVIESSLQFSLELDTMPDLDMETRNANLNNLKSIMKGVSGGAKPMRSMLDVGPLPKLKLKKTSSPISTQHHKSKIQFSANSKKIDENGALGNTKDYSLKPIRSYNEPSSVSTDGRSIHSVSHSSYGETLRKIRSNESTKKSSIRHSNTTSSNTSSNSSGGSRWGLFSLFRGSGSSSTHTKSGRSMSSSGSESENDYIGFRPAPPPNTTKKKSSKTVRAK, from the coding sequence ATGGCTTTTATGGAAGACCAAGATCAGGAAGATGCCATTTTGAGTACCTACCGAAATATCAAGTTGTATCCTGATACACCAAAATCTGAAACTTTGGTCGccaaagaaagaaatccATACCCATATTTACGTTACAAGAAATGTGTCTCCTTCAATACGATCCCTGTGAAGACTAGTAAGGATAGCCTGTTAGACGAGTACGAACCAGACTTTCCTGGGGTTCAATTATATGCTCCGGATAATTATACAATGGATGAATATTATGATAATGAATCCGGATATATCTCCGATAATCCAGACTTCCATATtcataataaatatatcaCACAAAAGGGGTTTTCAAATGTAAAGGAGATTCTTCCACCACCTACAACAAATGGTGGTAAGAGAGTGGCACTAAGTAACTTGTTCAAGATAGCTGAAAATGGGAAAATTGTTAGAGAAGATTACCCAAGTAGACCAACTCTTTCCAACGAAGCTGTGGTAATTAATAGAGCCGTATTGGATTGGGGGTCTCTTTGGGAAAAGAGGAAGTTACAAATTGATAGTAGGTTAGagaaaaaggaagaagTATTTCAATATAGTAGCACTTTATTTTcccaaaaaaataaaaataataatattcccaAGAAGGAAGATCCATACATGCCCCTTAGTAAGGAACAGAAGAGAAAGGAAAAAGTTCTACGAGAAGCAGTTGGGTTCCCAACTATTCCAAGAACTATCCTTTGTCTTCTAAGTGGACGTCGTCATACATGGGTAGCCCTGGATTGGACAATCAAATGTCTGGCGCAAGATACAGATCAAGTCGTGGTCGTTGCCAATTTGCCCAAGATGATAGATTTATCCAAAAGCAATAAAAGAGGTTCAAGGTCTAGATCCAGAACAAGGTCTCAGGCCCGGTCAAGATCTTCCGAAAAACTCTATTCCACCCTTcctgaagatgaagaagaatggtCAGCAGGTTACTCAAAGGATGTAATAGAGCAAAAGCTTAGAGATATATTCCGGTATATCTCTGTATTGCTTACAAAAAATCCCAAGTCAATAAAAATAACAGTAGAATTAATCCTTGGTAAGACCAAGAAAATACTATGTGAAGTAATAAATGCATACACACCTGacttcattatttcaagCACATTGAAATGGCAAAGAACTGAGAGTCTTGTTCAGTGGAAATCTAGGAAACTGACAGATAAGATATGTACAAGCTATCCCGTCCCAGTATATGTGGTTCCTGCTAAAAGAATGTTTGATTTTGAACGTAAACTAGCCAAACAATTTGCAAACCCAATATCAACtagtgaagaagaattaagtacaaaaaataattttattcaCCCGAAATTGATTCATGCAAACTCAGAGATGAGTCCAGCAATTATATCTGCCGAACAAAATTATTCCTCTGAGGATATTTATTCTCCGAAACTGGCTTGTATAGTTGACGACAAGGATTCAGTCATTGCAGAAGGcaatgatgatattgatgatgacaaTGCTGACCAATTATCCATTAATTCTGTAAGTAGTTCGTCTTCATTACAAACAAAGTTACACAGAACGGCACGTAAACATCGTCAAATAATGGCGAGAAAGATAGatgaaattacaaaagacTTAACTCTCGACCAGGCTAAGAAACAACTTTCCAAGTTAGATATTGTCATCGAGTCGTCTTTGcaattttctttggaaCTGGACACAATGCCCGATTTAGATATGGAAACCAGAAATGCTAATCTGAATAATTTGAAGAGCATAATGAAAGGTGTATCTGGTGGGGCGAAACCAATGAGGTCAATGCTAGATGTCGGTCCTCTACCAAAactgaaattaaaaaagaCTTCATCACCCATATCTACGCAACATCACAAATCCAAGATTCAATTCTCTGCAAATAGTAAGAAAATTGACGAAAATGGTGCGCTTGGAAACACAAAAGACTATAGTTTGAAACCAATAAGGTCTTACAATGAGCCTTCATCAGTTTCTACCGATGGAAGAAGTATACATTCAGTATCCCATAGTAGTTATGGTGAGACACTTCGGAAAATCAGATCAAACGAATCAACCAAGAAATCCTCCATTAGACATAGTAATACTACATCAAGTAACACTAGTAGCAATAGCAGTGGTGGGAGTAGATGGGGGTTGTTCTCTCTTTTTAGAGGCAGTGGTAGTAGTAGCACTCACACTAAAAGTGGTCGTAGCATGTCGTCCAGCGGGAGTGAATCAGAAAATGATTATATTGGGTTCAGACCAGCTCCACCACCAAACACtaccaagaagaaatcaagTAAAACAGTTCGAgccaaataa
- the PRP3 gene encoding U4/U6-U5 snRNP complex subunit PRP3 (ancestral locus Anc_5.608), which translates to MERKTKVKDKTELSPTEQRKSGKADQVTMPVKKVGKAEGILTKKKEGRGLNTEIHPALLTSNLNFIREQQHNDNPYLSTLNKHTGYENKIHKRYQRGLSFFQKGEISSKISDERQVQREELERNRQFNEREKIRLEKEDKKRRIKIERGELPDLELGEDKYILKASSVPTVEWWDLPFLEEKSLQILDKYSMPYPNDEDFISDEGDVEEIHPSIRYIQHPVPIKVEEVKIKDKIYLTKKEQKKVRRNTRKLIRQEKEEKIKLGLEPKPLPKVKLSNMMNVFENNQNITDPTTWETTVKQQVNARMRKHEEENNERHELAVRRRKEERNSMLGNKNQTTTQLESCCKVFWFKNLRNPKIRYKLKTNAKQLDLKGFSIRLGDPGPGIIIVIGTEKSCKFFENLVLRRIKWSENFKDQNIENSERVVDQSGNRAEKVWEGYLKEHKFPRWFMRACANDDEFKGILEKFDAQNFIDINRIKCNL; encoded by the coding sequence ATGGAGAGAAAAACAAAGGTTAAAGACAAAACTGAACTTTCTCCTACTGAACAAAGGAAAAGTGGCAAAGCAGACCAGGTAACTATGCCGGTAAAGAAGGTTGGCAAAGCTGAAGGGATTctaacaaaaaaaaaggaaGGTCGTGGGCTAAACACTGAAATCCACCCGGCACTATTGACCtccaatttaaatttcaTTAGGGAACAACAACACAACGATAACCCATATTTGAGTACATTAAATAAGCACACTGGCTATGAAAATAAGATACACAAGAGGTACCAAAGAGGACTGAGCTTTTTCCAGAAAGGTGAAATAAGTTCAAAGATTTCTGACGAACGTCAAGTTCAACgagaagaattggaaaggaACAGACAATTCAATGAGAGAGAGAAAATCAGACTTGAAAAGGAGGataagaagagaagaataaaaatcGAGAGAGGAGAATTGCCTGACTTAGAACTTGGTGAAGATAAGTATATCTTGAAAGCTTCATCGGTACCAACGGTTGAATGGTGGGATCTTCCATTTTTAGAGGAAAAGTCACTACAAATATTAGACAAATATTCTATGCCTTATCCTAACGATGAAGATTTTATATCAGATGAAGGTGACGTCGAAGAAATTCATCCATCGATTCGCTATATCCAACATCCTGTCCCTATAAAAGTCGAAGAGgtgaaaataaaagataagatatatttgaccaaaaaagaacaaaaaaaagTTCGTCGTAATAcaagaaaattaataagACAAGAAAAGgaggaaaaaattaagCTTGGATTAGAGCCCAAACCTCTACCTAAAGTAAAACTATCTAATATGATGAATGTTTTTGAGaataatcaaaatattactGATCCAACAACATGGGAAACTACGGTGAAACAGCAAGTTAACGCAAGGATGAGAAAACATGAGGAAGAGAACAATGAAAGACATGAATTGGCTGTCCGGAgaaggaaagaagaaagaaattcGATGTTAGGGAATAAAAACCAAACTACTACTCAATTAGAAAGTTGTTGCAAGGTATTTTGGTTTAAAAATCTTCGAAATCCTAAGATAAGatataaattgaaaacgaATGCCAAACAATTAGATTTGAAAGGATTTAGTATAAGGCTTGGAGATCCTGGCCCAGGTATTATTATAGTCATCGGAACAGAAAAATCTTGCAAATTTTTCGAGAATTTGGTGCTTCGAAGAATTAAATGGAGTgagaatttcaaagatcAAAATATAGAAAATTCTGAAAGAGTTGTAGATCAATCAGGAAATAGAGCAGAGAAGGTTTGGGAGGGATATTTGAAAGAGCACAAGTTTCCAAGGTGGTTTATGAGAGCCTGTGCTAATGATGACGAGTTCAAAGGTATACTGGAGAAATTCGATGCCCAGAATTTTATTGATATAAATAGAATTAAATGCAATTTGTGA
- the SFM1 gene encoding protein-arginine N-methyltransferase SFM1 (ancestral locus Anc_5.605) — MKYIIEHMEDGFSEWVILEYSQIIRDVGANNLILSSLPEGTTEKDIPKRLLDLGLRWTCADLAGLQKSFPDLTPLQNKRVCLLDPRASEDLQPCDVDQFDYFVFGGILGDHPPRDRTSELKIAYPNLVVGRRLGDKQMTTDTAVRTTQLIVKSGTKFEDIKFMDYPEFRFNKYEATEMPFRYVMNSESKPILPEGMLNLIKKDSQQSLDDLL; from the coding sequence ATGAAGTATATAATTGAGCATATGGAGGACGGTTTTAGTGAGTGGGTCATTCTGGAGTATTCCCAGATTATTCGCGATGTCGGTGCCAACAACTTAATTTTATCATCACTACCTGAAGGTACCACTGAAAAGGATATCCCTAAGAGGCTACTGGACCTTGGTTTGAGATGGACTTGCGCAGATTTGGCAGGGCTTCAGAAATCCTTCCCAGACTTAACACCTCTCCAGAATAAAAGAGTATGCCTCTTGGATCCTAGAGCTAGTGAGGATTTACAGCCTTGCGATGTCGACCAATTCGATTATTTTGTATTTGGTGGTATATTAGGTGATCATCCACCAAGGGACCGTACAAGCGAATTAAAGATAGCTTATCCTAATTTGGTTGTTGGTAGAAGATTGGGTGACAAGCAAATGACCACTGATACGGCCGTGAGAACCACTCAGCTCATAGTCAAAAGTGGAACAAAATTCGAGGACATTAAATTTATGGACTACCCCGAATTTAGGTTTAACAAGTATGAAGCAACTGAGATGCCTTTTAGATATGTGATGAATAGCGAAAGCAAGCCGATTCTGCCAGAAGGTATGTTAAACTTGATTAAGAAAGATTCCCAACAAAGTTTAGATGATCTTTTGTAG
- the SPP41 gene encoding Spp41p (ancestral locus Anc_5.587), producing MSQSHEENTNEGDINFNELVGTLLSSHNEQGEQHPDEEQHTELPDFPTEDDDLEAVVANAMQSIEHENDDSQDQHWSGLLQHDILDDSQQNHNDGRADKHEQLDQDDENLRRAILASLQGFSNSHEPTVDQQEDQSLAVEEKEKKSSKKKKKKEKEKSKHKHKDSDKHVKKKKKKKSTSDKHEKKSKNKDKNVVPIIGDNTGEHGTDDDMLAFDDVIKGFMRQDQNTTEKTQKEVPTEDAETQALVEATLKAFETELLGPTLSDTTALNPSQEKLKKKSSTKKTSGKSKQKYTKPIAPPVSFSPSLPHPKKKKTKSKKSLDHPSEEQQLNNYTDNDDFSKVLADMVNQVVNTSLEDTSHPESTSEPTAHPLSSWPTEFHDLDNAHADETAGNEDTFDLNQIMQNAMAMAFRDHNNDDLDQSVMEDFNKGLGDFNVSDLLGTSTSTKKHPSVSSKKKKKKKSTSGTKLPGAEREKKKAVSLKPQPTIEDILKKKYLSCASAAASAARKRNAKKNKELRRKLKEEQLKAREEKKLRKKEEKEGQELERKELEEIVAKGPPYPPDLRVTKKGTPKKPYRRWTPEEMEKRASMSAEELTKPKKPKKVKKKKVKKTKKIPLSTLKKIPIFNFSKDSSIHSKNSLNDIEGTLSKIPIQSVHLDLSKLSPPKKISPQDLEKLKLLSSIYPYWKERYAFNPAVKTVIRKEKVLFHPPWAIPAFPPLALPTARRLRKSSVREFSEEKKRMKNYRKARRQVSLITDKSKVLQRILLPLINTLKVAAKNKVANGASPEEASKYLTTIIQYAKNSIVQALFKADKSNHQDIPTIKNEDRNISTILTDPKKDKVKRIPIFNVASVKQLQNKMLSSNNDSVPVAALNSSKPALKLEIEPSLISESSPTSESTDIKKSSANNFQINEGRRTPSPINPNSIQSSSMSTVELTRTDSNNITALNGNIGNIINNPDIQLVSEIVVPKKEKVDEPNLMSIPIEPKKESIPARVPLLMPLANVKADNLITKEVVHLNNANTGLIKLENPNQHNIPAKNSNNMADMVESLVKQQLTASSNDDNTALPLNLSNMITSTITGLIPTLAEDNNDDNDDDEEGFNYSRKRQKVFDPNKVLNLDGLVPPMFHGSKMTSKALSSSPGSIKPRKIKEKSESNNVLYSFNIPDYKNVPGKKNYIMKLAKKYLDNDQLISLKRSVNNERKRKWREANATKNWLHDLRSRLKKNANAQFGESDSLEKMQWLEATFKRKKIERGITDDFETKKEANEGTAATFISDDEILNMIATELDRLDLARLIEKEMNEDYTKLYHPGLPRKIAGK from the coding sequence ATGTCTCAATCTCATGAGGAAAATACGAACGAAGGAGACATTAACTTTAATGAATTAGTGGGAACATTGCTGTCTTCGCATAATGAACAGGGCGAGCAACATCCAGATGAAGAACAACACACTGAGCTACCAGACTTTCCAACtgaggatgatgatttggaaGCTGTAGTTGCGAATGCCATGCAGAGTATTGAACATGAAAACGATGATTCTCAGGACCAACACTGGTCGGGTCTACTGCAGCATGATATATTGGATGATTCACAACAAAATCATAATGATGGCAGAGCAGATAAACACGAGCAACTGGATCAAGATGATGAGAATTTAAGAAGAGCTATCCTGGCTTCACTTCAGGGGTTTTCAAATTCCCATGAACCAACAGTCGACCAACAAGAAGATCAGTCCCTTGCAGttgaagagaaggaaaagaaatcctccaaaaagaagaagaaaaaggagaaagaaaagagtAAGCATAAACATAAAGATTCTGATAAACATGtcaagaaaaagaagaagaagaagtcCACCTCTGATAAACATGAAAAGAAGAGTAAgaataaagataaaaacGTTGTACCAATAATAGGAGATAACACAGGAGAACATGGCACCGATGACGATATGTTGGcatttgatgatgttaTTAAGGGATTTATGAGACAAGATCAAAACACGACAGAGAAGACCCAGAAAGAGGTACCAACAGAAGACGCAGAAACTCAAGCTTTAGTAGAAGCTACATTGAAAGCATTTGAAACCGAATTACTAGGGCCCACTCTTTCAGATACAACTGCCTTGAACCCTTCTCAGGAGAAGcttaagaagaaatcaagTACTAAGAAGACTAGTGGCAAATCTAAACAGAAATATACAAAACCAATAGCACCCCCAGTGTCATTTTCTCCATCACTTCCACATCctaagaagaaaaagacTAAAAGTAAGAAATCTCTCGACCATCCATCAGAAGAACAACAGCTTAACAATTATACAGATAACGATGATTTTTCTAAAGTCCTTGCCGACATGGTTAATCAGGTGGTGAATACGTCTTTAGAGGATACTTCACATCCAGAGTCTACTTCAGAACCCACAGCTCATCCTTTATCTTCGTGGCCAACTGAATTCCATGATTTAGATAACGCACATGCCGATGAAACTGCAGGAAATGAAGACACATTTGACCTTAATCAAATCATGCAAAATGCAATGGCTATGGCCTTCCGAGATCATAACAATGATGATCTAGACCAGTCTGTGATGGAAGATTTCAATAAAGGGTTAGGTGATTTTAATGTGTCGGATTTATTGGGTACTTCAACTTCTACCAAAAAACATCCATCTGTATCTtctaagaaaaagaagaagaaaaagtCAACATCTGGCACCAAATTACCTGGGgcagaaagagaaaagaagaaagcaGTTAGTTTAAAGCCACAACCCACTATAGAGGACattttaaaaaagaaatatttatcatGTGCTTCTGCTGCAGCCTCAGCAGCCAGGAAAAGAAAtgcaaagaagaataaagaattaagaagaaaattgaagGAAGAGCAGTTAAAGGCACgtgaagaaaagaagttaAGGAAGAAAGAGGAAAAGGAAGGACAGGAGCTTGAGaggaaagaattagaagagATTGTAGCGAAGGGCCCACCATATCCACCTGACTTAAGAGTCACAAAGAAAGGTACACCAAAGAAGCCCTATAGAAGATGGACACctgaagaaatggaaaaaagGGCATCGATGTCTGCAGAAGAGCTAACAAAACCAAAGAAACCCAAGAAAgtaaaaaagaagaaggtaaagaagacaaaaaaaatacctCTTTCAACTTTAAAAAAGATTCCAATTTTTAACTTTTCTAAAGATTCATCTATTCATTCAAAGAACTCCTTGAATGATATTGAAGGAACACTATCGAAGATCCCAATACAATCAGTGCACCTTGACCTTTCAAAATTGTCACCACCTAAGAAGATATCCCCACAAgatcttgaaaaattgaagcttctttcatcaatatatCCATACTGGAAAGAAAGATACGCATTTAATCCTGCAGTGAAAACCGTGAtaagaaaagagaaagttTTATTTCACCCACCTTGGGCAATACCAGCTTTTCCTCCATTAGCATTACCAACCGCTCGTAGATTAAGAAAATCAAGTGTTAGGGAATTTTcagaagagaaaaagaGAATGAAGAACTATAGGAAGGCTAGAAGGCAAGTGTCACTCATTACAGATAAAAGTAAAGTTCTTCAACGTATACTATTACCTTTAATCAATACTTTAAAAGTAGCTGCTAAGAATAAGGTCGCAAATGGAGCTTCTCCTGAAGAAGCAAGCAAATACCTTACAACAATTATACAATATGCTAAAAACTCAATCGTCCAAGCGTTGTTCAAGGCCGATAAAAGTAACCACCAAGACATTCCCACGATAAAGAATGAAGATAGGAATATATCTACAATCCTAACCGATCCAAAGAAAGACAAGGTTAAAAGAATACCTATTTTCAATGTGGCTTCGGTTAAGCAATTACAAAACAAAATGCTCTCCTCAAATAATGACAGTGTTCCAGTTGCCGCTTTAAATTCTAGTAAACCAGCTCTAAAGTTGGAAATAGAACCAAGTCTTATTTCTGAATCGTCCCCTACTTCTGAATCTACCGACATAAAAAAATCTTCAGCAAATAACTTTCAGATAAATGAAGGGAGAAGGACCCCCTCTCCAATTAATCCGAATTCTATTCAGTCATCATCAATGTCCACCGTTGAACTAACACGTACGGACAGCAACAATATTACAGCATTGAACGGgaatattggaaatatAATCAATAATCCTGATATCCAACTTGTTTCCGAAATTGTAGTTCCTAAGAAGGAGAAGGTTGATGAACCGAACTTGATGTCAATTCCAATAGAGCCTAAGAAAGAATCGATTCCGGCTAGAGTACCTCTTTTAATGCCTCTAGCAAACGTAAAAGCGGATAACTTGATAACAAAAGAAGTTGTTCATCTTAATAATGCCAATACCGGACttattaaattggaaaaccCTAATCAACATAATATTCCGGCCAAAAATTCTAACAATATGGCAGATATGGTGGAATCATTGGTAAAACAACAACTTACAGCCTCTTCAAATGACGATAACACAGCATTGCCCTTAAATTTAAGTAATATGATCACATCGACCATCACGGGACTCATACCGACACTCGCggaagataataatgatgataatgacgatgatgaagaagggTTCAACTATAGCAGAAAGAGACAAAAAGTTTTTGATCCAAATAAGGTTCTTAATTTGGATGGACTGGTTCCTCCTATGTTCCATGGCTCTAAGATGACCTCAAAGGCACTCAGCTCTTCACCAGGCTCGATTAAACCTAggaaaatcaaagaaaagtCAGAGAGTAATAACGTTTTATATTCGTTTAACATTCCTGACTATAAAAACGTTCcaggaaagaaaaattatattatgaaattggcaaagaaatatttagatAACGACCAACTGATCTCACTAAAAAGATCAGTCAATAAtgagagaaagagaaaatggAGAGAAGCAAACGCTACAAAGAACTGGTTACACGATTTAAGATCtagattgaagaaaaatgcGAATGCTCAATTTGGAGAGTCAGACTCCTTAGAAAAGATGCAATGGCTAGAGGCAACATttaagagaaagaaaattgaacgAGGAATAACCGATGATTTCGAAACCAAGAAAGAGGCAAATGAGGGGACTGCAGCAACATTTATTTcggatgatgaaatattaaatatgaTAGCTACTGAGTTAGATCGTTTAGATTTAGCAAGGttgattgaaaaagaaatgaaTGAAGATTATACTAAATTATACCATCCTGGATTGCCCAGAAAAATCGCAGGCAAATAG